A segment of the Flavobacteriales bacterium genome:
TGTACCTTTCATGGCATTGCTGCGTGACGTTGATCCGGACTGTTTTTTTGAAGTGGAGACCAACGGCACCATTCTGCCGGAACCTGCCTTTGATACCCTGGTAAACCACTACAATGTGTCACCGAAGATGACCGGTGCGGGGATGACGGAAAAGCAACGCATCAGACCGGAAGTATTGAATGTGTTTTCTACATCACCAAAAGCCATATTCAAATTTGTGGTAAGAGATGAAGAGGACCTCAGGGAAGTGGAGCGTTTTACCGCGCGCTTCATAACTGATCCTTCTGATGTTTTTCTGATGGCGAAGGGAAGGACTGTAGAGCAACTGGATATGATGGAACCTCGCGTACAACAATGGGCTGAAGATCGCAAATGGGGATTCTCTCCACGCCTGCATGTGCGAATGTTCGGAGACAAACGCGGGGTTTAGCTTCCTTACACCCTGACAGGGTTCTGAACCCTGTCAGGGTGTAAGGAGGAATGTGAATTCCGGCGCGAAATTTGTAAATTGACGTGCATTGATCTGACATAAGAACCCAAATTCTCCCAAATGAAACACCTTTCCGCCTCCCTGGTCGTGCTTATGCTTGGGGTTACAACCATCGCCTCCGCCCAGCTGAATTTCAGCGAACACATCGCTCCGATCATCTATGAGAATTGTACTTCATGCCATCGCCCCGGCAACATCGGTCCGTTTCCGTTGCAGACATATGACGATGTGGATGCCTATTCATCACTTATCAGAGTGGCCCTGGAAACCGGGATCATGCCTCCCTGGCCGCCGGATACAAGCTTCCAGCGTTATGCCCATGAACGCCTTCTGACCCAGCAGGAAAAGGATGATATCATCAGTTGGATCGGTAACGGAACACCCCAGGGTGACCCGAACCTGGCGCCACCAATCCCTGTATTTCCGGATGGGTCCGTGTTAGGTACGCCTGACATGCAATTGCAAATTCCGGCATATGCCAGTCAGGCAGGAGCGGACGATGAATACAAGTGTTTCTATCTGGCTACGAATCTTCCCACCGACCGGAAGGTACGTGCGATTGAGATCATACCGGGCAACAGGGCTGTGGTTCATCATGTGCTGGTCTACGCCGGCGATGCGAACAGCGCACCTTCTGACTCTGCCTGTAAAACGCAAGGGTTGAAACTGATGACAGGGTATACACCAGGGGCCGGCCCCACTGTCTTTCCCAATGGTCAGACGGTAAAAATGGGAATGACCCTGGCCGCCAATTCCGTTATCCTGTTGCAGATCCATTACCCTGCCGGAACCATTGGTGAGGTGGATCAGACCGCAGTAAACTTCTTCTTCTACCCGGAAAATGAAACAGGCGTACGCGAGGTGAGTGCCGATGCCATTCTACAGAACTGGACGCTGTTCATTCCTGCAAATACCCAGAAAGATTATACCGCCCAATACCCTGCCGGTACCTCAGTGATTCCGGTAGACTTCTCCGTGTTATCCGTGTTTCCACATATGCACCTTATCGGAGATTATATCGATTCGTATGCTGTAACGGGTCAGAATGATACGGTACCGTTTGCACGCATTCCTCACTGGGATTTTGAATGGCAGGGCTTTTATAATTTCAAGAAGATCGTCAAGCTACCCGCAGGCAGCCAGATGTTTGCCAATGCACACTACAATAACACCACCACCAATCCACATAACCCCAACACGCCACCGAAACTGGTGACAGCTGGTGAGGCAACAACCGACGAAATGTTCCTGGTGTATTTCCACTACCTGCCATATCTTCCTGGAGATGAGAACCTGGACCTGGACTCTCTGTTGAATGTGCCTACGTCGATCAACACCGGTCAAAAGCAGGGTAATGCAGGGCTTTCCGTTTTTCCGAATCCTGCTACCTCGTCTGTTAATATTCAGTTTGAAGTGGCCAAGGAGGGGTCTCAAACCCTGGATGTGGTTAGTGCCAGCGGGCAGGTTATCGTGTCCTGGAACATCACCGGATGGGTTCCTGGCATGCATGAGCTTCGCTGGGATGGCAGGGATTGCTCAGGAAGCAAAGTATCGCCGGGAATATACTTCGTAAGGCACCGTTCACCTGCAGGCCTGCAGACCATACGGCTGGCATGGATGGAATAGGGTGATCGGGTGGATGGAATGCAGGCATTGTGCGCAAAACCATCTCCCATAAAACCCCTTATCCTGATAAAAATCATGCTTTTAAGCCGGGTTTGTGACAAATTCATGACAAAAGAACCGGCACTTCTCTTCATTTTTGTATGGCTGTAGCGCTGACCGAATGAAGAAGTTCAAGATCATTGCATTTACCCACAAAAACCTTCCGCTTGATGAAGTCGGGAAATTTCATTTTTCCGAAGAGGACTGGAAAGACCGTTTCACATCACTGAAGGATTCCCTGAATATTTCCGAGATCATGTATCTGTCCACCTGCAACCGGGTGGAGTTTCTTATCAATTCGGAAGAAGCGGTAGATGATACCCTGCTACATCGCTTCATTTCAGAGCTACAACCTTCCTGGTCATCGGAGCGGATAGAGGCGGTTGCTGCGGGTACCATGGTGTACCGTGAACAGGACGCATTGAAACATATTTTCCAGGTCACCGCTTCCATGGACAGCATGGTGGTAGGTGAAAGAGAGATCATCACACAGGTTAGAAGTGCGTTTGAAAAATGCAGGGACCTGGGTCTCACCGGGGACCTGATACGCCTGGTCATTCAGCATGCTGTCCAAACAGCAAAGCGCATCTTCACTGAGACACACATTGCGGACCGGCCTGTTTCCGTTGTGTCTCTGGCTTATCGTCGTCTTCGTGAGTTTCAGCTGAATGGTTCAACCCGTTTTCTCATCATCGGTGCAGGTCAGACCATTGCCTCCATGGCCAGCTATCTGAATAAACATGGTTACGAACATTTCTCCGTGTTCAACCGCAGCAAAGAAAATGCGGAGAAGCTTGCCGCATCATTGAACGGCAAGGCATATTCACTCAGCGAACTTCAGGACTTCAAGGAAGGTTTCGACGTCATGATCACATGTACCGGCGCTACAGAACCCATCGTTACCGAGAATGTTTATCGCGATCTCCTGGGAGACGACGAACATCAGAAAGTCATCATCGATCTGGCCATTCCGCATGACGTGGATCCTGCCATCAATACGCGTTTTAATACCAAGTTCATCCAGGTCAATCACCTGAAAGCCGTAGCCGCAGAAAACCTTGCGGAAAGAGAAAAGGAAGTGGCCAATGGCAACCTCATCATCGATCATGAGACGGATGCATTCATGCAGGTACTTCGCAGCCGCCGAGTTGAACTGGCCATGCAGCAAGTTCCTGAAAAAGTGAAGGAGATCCGTGAGCACGCGCTGAACAATGTGTTTGCAAGGGACCTGGAAGGCATGGACGACAAGTCCAAAGAAGTCCTTGACCGCATGCTCAGCTACATGGAAAAGAAATACATCAGCGTACCTATGCGGATGGCACGCGATATTATTCTTGGCAATGAGGCATAAACAAGTTTGCCCATTCATAGTCCCCTCCTCGATTGTTGATTTCCTGCAATGAATAAAACATGGATCATAGGATCCAGGGGCAGTGACCTGGCCCTCTGGCAGGCCCGCTTTCTCGAAGAAAAATTAAGGGCGCTCGGTGCCACCTGCACCATTCGCATTATCAAAACACAGGGAGATGCCATTCAGGATCTTCCTTTTGACAAGCTGGAAGGGAAAGGTTTTTTCACCAAAGAAATTGAGGAAGCTTTGCTGGCCGGGGAGATAGACATCGCCGTACATTCTCATAAAGATCTGGAGACATCCGATGTTCCGGGATTGGTGATCGCTGGCGTATCATACCGTGAAGATCCTTCCGAGCTGCTTCTGGTAAGAAAAGAATCCGTTGATCATTCGATGTCTTTGGCCTTGAAGAAAGGCGCCGTGCTTGGCACTTCTTCCGCGCGGAGAAAGAATCAGACCATGCTCTTCCGGGATGACCTGCACATCAAAGACCTCAGAGGCAACGTTCCAACCCGTGTTCAGAAATTACGCGATGGAGATTACGATGCCATCCTGCTGGCACGTGCAGGTGTGGACCGCCTGAAACTGGATCTGGCCGATCTGCATGTGGAAGTGCTGGATGTCAGAAAATTCATTCCTCCTCCGGCACAGGGGGTTTTGGCATTTCAGGTGAGGGAAAACGATGCCGAAGCCAGGGAACTTATCGGCCAACTGAACAATCCAGAAATAGCGCGGATCATCGGTCTCGAGCGTGAAGTTTTACGTTTACTGCAAGGTGGTTGCCAATTGCCTCTCGGGGTGATTTGCAGGAAAGAGGAAGATCGGTATGCTGTTTGGGCATCCCTGGCCAGTCAGCATTGTCACACCCCCCGAAGATACTTCACACAACTGACCGATAGCGAATTGACCGGTGCGAGGATCCTGGAAGGCCTCGTGAAGCCCGTGCCGGCAAAGGTGCTGATCACAAGAGAACTGGCACCGGATTCGGTTTTTGTAAAATTACTTGAATCCGCTGGTGTTGAGATCACCTGCCGGTCGTATATATCCTTCGCTGAAGTTGGCTTCCGGGACGTACCGTCCACGTCCTGGATTTTCTTTTCATCGAAAAATGCTGTCCGTTTTTTCCTTGGAAAAGCGGGTAATCCGCATGGAGCAAAGATTGGTGCCATTGGTGCAGCCACCGCAGCGGCCATCAGAAAAGCGGGCTTTGATGTGGCGTTCACTGGTGAGGGAAACGATACCATGAAGATCGGGAAGGGCTTTGCAGAACGGGTCGGGCATGGAACCGTGTTGTTTCCTGTCTCGGATATCAGCCTTCGCAATGTTCAACAATGTTTCCCGGAAGAGCAGGTAAAGGATCTGGTCACCTATCGTACGCTGGCCAGAAATACGACGCCCTTGCCAGACGCGGATGCGCTCGTCTTTACCAGTCCATCGAATGTCAAGGCATACTTGAAACAACATCAGGTTCATCCGGACCAGAAAGTGATCGCCATGGGAAAGACCACCGCCGGTGTATTGGAAGATGCCGGTGTGTCGGGCGTCATACTTCCGTGGGGGCCGGAGGAAGTGGCACTGGCAGATGCTGTTTTGAGTTAAAAGAGAAAATCATGCAAACACAACGTCCTCGCAGACTAAGAAAGAGTGCGGCCATTCGTTCACTGGTGGCAGAAACCCGGTTGTCCCGGGAAGCATTGATCTATCCCTACTTTGTAATTCCGGGCATCGGAAAAAAGGATGCCATTAACGCCATGCCGGGTATTAGCAGATTCAGTAAGGATATGCTGTTAACGGATGTGGAGGAAGGTCTCCGGTTGGGACTGAATAAGATCATTCTCTTCGGAGTGGGAGAAGAAAAGACAGAAGATGCATCCTCATCTTATGCAAAAGGTAGCGTGGTGGCAGATGCCGTACGCCTTCTGAAAAAATCCTTCGGTAAGGATCTGGTCGTGATCACCGATGTATGTCTTTGTGCTTATACCACCCATGGTCATTGCGGATTGATCGAACATGATCATGTAGTGAATGACGCCTCCGTGGAGGTTCTGGCGAAGATGGCGCGTGCCCACGCAGAAGCCGGTGCAGACATGGTGGCACCCTCAGATATGATGGATGGAAGGGTGGGTCGAATCCGCGCGATGTTGGACAAACATGGACTTGAAGAGACTGGGATCATGTCGTATGCGGTGAAATACGCATCTGCATATTACGGACCCTTTCGTGAAGCCGCAGACTCCGCACCATCATCCGGTGACCGGAAAAGTTATCAGATGGATGTCAGGAACCGGCGTGAAGCATTACGTGAAGCGCAGCTGGATGAAGAAGAAGGTGCGGATATTCTCATGGTCAAACCTGCACTCGCATTTCTGGATATCATCCGGGATGTTCGTGAGAACACGGACCTGCCTGTTGCCTGCTATAACGTGTCCGGAGAATATGCCATGGTAAAGGCCACTGCCGCTGCCGGCCTGGTGGATGAACGCCAGATCGTTACTGAGAACATGACCGCCTTTCATAGGGCCGGTGCGGATATCATCCTTACCTATCACGCCAGGGATATCGCTGCGAACAATTGGTTCTGATCCGGTTTTTTGTGGCCGGGGTTTTTCGCTAAATTTCACGCCACGGAATGAATCAGGTCAAACATATTCCCGAAAAGGACAGACTTCTTCTTATTGCATTCCTGTGTTCCGGGTTTGCGGCCCTGGGCTATGAGTTGATGTGGACACGCTTACTCGCATTGGCTTTGGGCAATGAAAGCATGGGAGTGTCCGGTGTTCTCATGGGCTTTTTCGGTGGCATGGCACTTGGTGCCTGGCTTGTCAATAAACGAATCAGCCAGTCACCAAGCCCGGTCAGGTTGTTTGCCATCCTGGAATCGGTGATCATCGTTTATGCATGTATCAGTCCGTTTCTTTTTAAAGCCGTTGCTAAATGGTTGCCTGTTCTGCTGGGGCCTGTAGCAGGGAACAATCACTCCATTGTCGCATTGATCATCACTGTGCTTTTTTCAGGCCTGATGCTGTTACCTGCCACTGCATGCATGGGCGCAACACTCGTCGCACTCACCGAGGCACGCAAAAGAATCGTGGGTTTACAGCAGGGTCGGGGCCTTGCACGTCTGTATGCTGCGAATACATTGGGTGCTGCATTGGGCATCGTGGTGACCGTTTATCTTTTTCTACCTGCAGTGGGGTTTGTTGTCACGGCCATTTTGCTCGCATCGGCAAGCGCGATTTCTGTTCTGCTTGCTTTGATATGGGAGAAGAAATTTACCATTGAACAGTTTACCGTTCCGGAAAGTGATGTGAAAAAAACATCTGCCAGATCAGGCAGAAAAGATTATGTACTCGCATGTCTGCTTGGTCTGGCCGGCATTGGAGTAGAGATTGCAGCCATGCATCTGATGGCGCAGGTATTGGAAAATACGATCTACACCTTCGCGAATATCTTAACCGTTTACCTGGCCGGAACTTTTACGGGTGCATGGTATTACCAGCGCAAGGCACGGGGTAATGGAGATGTGAACAAGGTTGCTGGTAAATATTTTCTGATGCTGATGCTGGCTGTTGCCTGGTGTGCGGTGATGATGCGTGTGGCGGATGGTCTTACAGATTATGCACGTGGAAACGGCATGGTCATGGCATGGATATGTGAATGGAGTTACGCAGCACTGGCATTGTTTCCCGTAACGATATTCATGGGCTTTACCTTTTCCTGGGTGATCGGTCAATTCGAGCAGGCGGACCTGGGAAAAGCCTATGCATTGAATACGGTGGGAGGAAGTCTTGCATCCATCATCTTCGGCGTACTAGGTGCACCGTTGCTGGGATTCTGGTATACACTGTATCTGGCCATGGCTGTCTATGCGGTGGTTCATGCGAAGTGGTTCGGATTATCGGGGAAGAAATGGGTAGCTCCTCTGATATGTGCGGTATTCTGGGTCATTGGTCCGCACCGTCCGTTATTCGAACCGGAAGATCAGTGGAAGGTTCTTTTTCAGAAAGACGGGCATTACGGTACCGTTGTAGTTTCGGAACGACCCGATTCGAGGACCATGGATGGTGTTCCGGAACGCCGTCTGCAGGTAAACCGTCACTTTCGCATGGGAGGAGGCGCATCCTACGCTGAAAAAAGAATGGGACACTTTTCAATGCTGCTCGCGCCTGAAGCAAAAGAAGTACTCTTTCTGGGCATCGGAACCGGAGCTACCCTGGGAGCCGTTGTCCAATACCCAGTCGCTTCGGTGGATGCCGTGGAGTTGGTGCCTGAGGTGACCGAAGCGTTGGAATGGTTTGATGCGCCATCCAATAATGTGCGCAATGATCACCGGGTACATATCCTCGCAGCCGACGCCCGACGCTATGTGGCAGCACAGAAAGAATCGTACGATCTGATTGTGGCCGATCTGTTCCATCCGGGAAGGGATGGTGCGGGTAACCTGTTCTCCCTCGAACATTTTCAAACACTAAGAAAGCATTTGAATCCAGATGGCGTGGCGATCCAGTGGGTTCCTTTACACCAGTTCGACACCGATAATCTCAAGGTACTAATCCGCACGTTTCTTTCTGTGTTTGAAGATGCACATGCATTCCTTGCGCTTTACAATCCGGAAACACCCCTGTTGGGATTGGTTGGATTTAACGGTCGTCACACATTTCCGGACCACGCAACGCTGGATAAAAACCTGTCGCCGGAACTGCCCGGAGGAAGAGCGATCAGAAACGCCCGCGACTTCTGGGCTGCATACATGGGCAATGCAGGCATGCTGACTGCATTTGCCGGAGAGGGACCGCTCAACACCGACCTTAAGCCATACATTCTGTTTCACGCACCCGATCTGGTGTACAAACATGGGGAAATTACCACGGCAAGTGTGACGGCGCTTATGAAATTCCGGACGATCTTCACGAGGGAGATGGTGGGCGATTCGGTATTGTATGGTCAATCGGCTGCCACCTTTGCGGCAGCACAGTATTTTATGGACGGACAAATTCAAAGCATTCTGGACGGTACATATTCCATCAGTCATGCGTCACTACCTTATTTTCTGAAATCGTACCAGGCTGACCCGGACTTTGCTCCGGCTGTGGGAAAATTAATGCAGTTCGGACAGGAAGGATCGGGGCAGGCAGAGGCCATTCTTCCCTATCTTCAGGAGAAGGAAAGAAGACGGTTGCTTAATTCCCGGAATTAGGAAGGGGAGTATTCCGGTCACCTCTGATCGTCATCTGATCCACCCGGAGTTCCGTTTTTCCGGCATTCCAGATGTACACCTTCAGTATGTCTGAAGTGTGCCAACCGGGCGGGATGGTCATGGTCACAAAAGGATGTATCCACCCGATGGGGTCCGATCGGAATTGACGTACCTGCTTTCCCAGGATATAGGTGTCGGCGTTGGTCCCATCCTTTTTCCAAAGTGAAATGGTTAAATGGGCATCGCCGTTTGGTGGCGGCATCCAAACATCCGCATTGACATAGATCTGATCACCCGGTTGTAAAGGATCCATTGGCATTTCATAGGTAATGCCGAATTCCTCCCCGTCAGCAAAACGGTACATGGGCCCGGCTTTTCCTAAAAGGGAATCAACCACATGGTCTTGCGGATAGTTCCAACCGGGATTATCTGTAAGGCCTGTACCGAAGTCCAGTCTGGTATCCAGCAGCCATTCACTTTCCGAACGGTCGCCGGCTTCCTGCGAATAGAGTTCCACCCCGGCACCCAGAAAATACGTTGCCTTTTGCCGGTAAGGAAAGTAGTTTCTCACGGTGGTATTGATCTCTATGGGTTGCCATCCCATCACCCAGGTATTCAGCACCATTTTTTTATCTGTAACCTGCATCAGGCTATCAAGCTGACCGATGTCCAGGTCATGGGAATTATACATTTCCGGAAAAACATCCCACTGGTTGAGGTAGAATTGCAGATACTTCACGTGATGTACATTGGCAAGGACCAGGGTCTGATCAGTGCCTGTTTCATCAACTATTTCTTTGATCTGCCTTGCGACACCTTTAAACTCTCCCTGGGTTTTCTGATAGTCATAAATTGAAAACCCTAACATGGTAGAGCATAGCACCAGCACTGAAAAGGTAAGAGCCACCGGTTTTACATACCACACAAACCGATCCCCTGCAAATGAGAACATGAGAAGAAGAAAGAACGGAAATGAAAACAGCAGGGCCCGGGGCTGTAGGATGGGGTTCACCTGGATGGAATACAGGTATCCGAAAGCGGCAGGTACAAATGCCCACAGCAAGAGCGCCATGCGAAACCGCTTCAGATCCTTGTCATGCCCCACGCGGAAAAACGCTATGACAAATGCCAGTGTGATGATGATAAGCATCCAGGACTGGTTCATCACATCCCAGAGAAAGTCCTTAAAAAAGGAAGGCTGCGGTGGTCCGAGCCATCCCTCCTCTCCTCCTATTCCCCCGATATGGAGGTGCAGAAAGGTAAGCGATAAGTGAGGCAGAAAGACCAAAGCAGCCAGCACCCACGGGATGCAATAATATACCAACGCACGTTTCCGAAGGAATAAAAGACCGCTTGCCCCAGCTATCGCTGCTGATAAACCGGCAAAATAATGACTGTAAAGACACCCTGCTGCAGCGATCATCATCAACGCATAGACATGCCATTTCCGTTCACCCAGAAGAACAATGCGGCACCAGAACCAGGCCAGCATCATCACAAACATCAAACCGATGGCGTAAGGGCGGGCATACTGGCTGTACTGAACCGGAAAGGCCAGAAAGGCGAGAAGTGCGGTAACCGCAAAAGCAGTATGTTCTGAAAGAAAGCGGCGCGCTATCAGGGAGAAAAAAACAACAGCCAGGGTTCCGGCGATGGCGAAGGGCAAACGTACGATCCATTCATCATATCCGAAGGCATGGAGCCAATAGTAAATGAAAACCTGGACACCGGCCGGATGTACGTCGGTAAGGATCCCATGGGTAAACAAGCTGTTAAGATCATTGAAATCTGCCCGTGTAATAGCGCTCAGTTCATCATTGATGAAAGAGAAATCCCCCAGGTGGATGAGACGCACAACGGCGGCAGCAATCCAGAGGATCCATATGGGAAGGGAGCGTTTCAGCACGAACTCATTTGTATTTACATGAGTCCAAAATTACAGAAACCATATAAACCAGATTGACAGTTTTTTATGTGTAATTTGGTGATGTATGATTTGGTGATGTGTGACGCAAACCAGAAACTACAAACCCGGGGCAACCCATGCCAACCGGTGGATCAACCTTAACCCCTAACCGTTAAAAACAAAATCAATACAGAATTTGCGGCGCTACATATCGCCGCCACCGTCGAAGTCACCTCCCTCGGAACCGTTTCTTCCGCGGTCTTCCTTCTTTTTTTGGTTCAGGCGGTAGCTGAAAGTGAGTGTGGTGGTGCGTGATTGCCATTGGAAATCCGTGTATGAAGAAAAGTAATCCCCATGGCTCTCAAACCGTCTGCGTCTGGTATTGAGTATATCGCGCAGTCCGAGGGTGAGGGTACCATTGCCTTTCAGGATATCAAGGGCAGCGCTGGCGTCCCAGTTGTACATGGCAAGTCTCTTTCCCTGGGCGGTGGTGCTGGGAGAACGGTAGTTGAAAGATGTTTGGATGTTCAGTTTCTTTTTCACTTTCCACTTCGAACTGAACCTTGAAGACCAGGCGTAGGCATCGTTGTAGTACCTCACATCCTCATAAGTACCGTCAGAAATGGCGCGGTAGAAATTAAAACTACCGTTCATATTCCAGTTTTTCATGGGTTTGTAGGAGATGGTAAACTCCAGTCCGAATGCATTTTCATACCCCAGGTTGATGGGGAACATGCGGGTAACACCGATGGAGTCGTTGACGACAACCCGCTCGATCTCGCCATCGGTATGCCGGTAATAAACACTGGAAAGAATGGAACCTTTGTCTCCCTGGCTCAGCCAACCCAATTCCATAGAGTGCGTGAATTCTGGGTTGATGTTCGGGTTTCCGGAGAAAATATTCCGGCTATCAGCCAAACCGAAAAACGGGATCAGCCACCAATGTCTCGGGCGACTTACCCTGCGGCTGTAGCTGAGTTGGATGGACCGGTCTTCGGTAAATTCGTAAGAAAAATGAGCGGAAGGAAAGAAACTGGGGAATACCCTTTTATTCGCATAGTTGTTTTGGGCGTACACCGTGTTCAGCTCTGCCTGCTCAAAACGCAGCCCTGCCTGATACGAAAACTTGTTCTTCTTTTTACCTGCCATGACATAAGCGGCGTACACATTATCCGTATAGGTGAGCGTGTTGTTGAATTCGGAATTCACCACCCAAGTCTGATCGCTGAGTTGATCTTCCAGGGAGTAGTCATACGTGACATCCTTCAGGTTGATCTTCACCCCGGCTTCGAACTTGCCATCTTTGCCCAGCGGATAAATGTAGTCTGACTGAAACAGCCAGGTGGTCTGGTCATTGACTTGTGATGTTCGCTGATAGATATCCTCCACCCCGGCTTCGGAGGATTTTTCAGTAAGGTCAGCCAACTCTTCTTCACCGTTGTTTTCCCATTTCAGATCAATGGTCCACAGCTGTTCTTCTTTTTCAAAGGTCTTTCGGAAATTCAGATTCAGTTCCGCATTCTGATCCGTTGCGTTTTCATCTTCTTCTCTCCAAACGGTTCCCGTACGCGTCCTGAGTGAGTCAAAATCCTGGTATGTATTTCGGGAGATATTTCTGCCCTGGGAGGGGTTAAAACCACCGGACAATGTCAGGGAGGATTTTTTTGTCAGATAAAAGTCGGTACCCAACCGGATGTTGTGTGATAAGCTGGTCCTGTTTCGATCCTGGATGCGATCGTAGTAGTAGGTCGTATCAGGATAGAAAAAATGCTGATTCATTTCTCCCCCGCCCTGCCGATCCTGGTAACCTAC
Coding sequences within it:
- a CDS encoding TonB-dependent receptor, which gives rise to MRLLSVFRDSLRCFTLSLCLLAVAVTVKADDGVANHEVKGRIVDQAGHPVAYASVALYLPSDSSLVTGAASNDLGEFSIRAAEGRYYLMVRFLSYKDRFISDIQVNKNVDLGDIKIESSFTDLEAVTIEADKPQMELKLDKRVFNVGQDLNNRGATAAEVLDNIPSVEVDVEGNVSLRGSENVRILIDGKPSGLTGLSSTDALRMLQGDLVERVEVITNPSARYDAEGEVGIINIVLKKEKTQGFNGSIEARVGYPANYGLSATLNVRRKKFNYFLTYGVGYQDRQGGGEMNQHFFYPDTTYYYDRIQDRNRTSLSHNIRLGTDFYLTKKSSLTLSGGFNPSQGRNISRNTYQDFDSLRTRTGTVWREEDENATDQNAELNLNFRKTFEKEEQLWTIDLKWENNGEEELADLTEKSSEAGVEDIYQRTSQVNDQTTWLFQSDYIYPLGKDGKFEAGVKINLKDVTYDYSLEDQLSDQTWVVNSEFNNTLTYTDNVYAAYVMAGKKKNKFSYQAGLRFEQAELNTVYAQNNYANKRVFPSFFPSAHFSYEFTEDRSIQLSYSRRVSRPRHWWLIPFFGLADSRNIFSGNPNINPEFTHSMELGWLSQGDKGSILSSVYYRHTDGEIERVVVNDSIGVTRMFPINLGYENAFGLEFTISYKPMKNWNMNGSFNFYRAISDGTYEDVRYYNDAYAWSSRFSSKWKVKKKLNIQTSFNYRSPSTTAQGKRLAMYNWDASAALDILKGNGTLTLGLRDILNTRRRRFESHGDYFSSYTDFQWQSRTTTLTFSYRLNQKKKEDRGRNGSEGGDFDGGGDM